One segment of Acidovorax sp. DW039 DNA contains the following:
- a CDS encoding methionyl-tRNA formyltransferase, with translation MRVIFAGTPEFARVALARLLQAGFTVPLVLTQPDRPAGRGMKLQASPVKQCALEHGIAVAQPRSLRLDGKYPEDAAAARDALLAAQADVMVVAAYGLILPQWVLDEMSAARPPEGAKAPLGGSEPRAAGSVGAHRWGCLNIHASLLPRWRGAAPIHRAIEAGDADTGVTIMQMDAGLDTGDMLLMEKTPIQPTDTTASLHDRLAELGGRMIVEALELAACGGLRPVPQPAEGVTYAHKIEKAESEIDWSLPAAVIGQRIRAFDPFPGASTHLQGEAIKVWCYEIDSCSRLSNERYGQILASGPEGVTVACGAGTALRLTTLQRAGGKRLPVADFVRGFPLPVGQVLGAGAVAS, from the coding sequence ATGAGAGTCATTTTTGCCGGAACCCCCGAATTCGCCCGCGTGGCCCTGGCCCGCTTGCTGCAGGCGGGGTTCACGGTGCCGCTGGTGCTGACCCAGCCCGACCGCCCCGCAGGCCGGGGCATGAAGCTGCAGGCGTCCCCCGTCAAGCAATGCGCTCTGGAGCATGGCATTGCCGTTGCGCAGCCGCGCAGCCTCAGGCTGGACGGCAAGTACCCGGAAGACGCCGCTGCCGCGCGCGATGCCCTGCTGGCCGCGCAGGCCGATGTGATGGTGGTGGCCGCCTACGGGCTCATCCTGCCCCAGTGGGTGCTGGATGAGATGAGCGCCGCACGGCCGCCCGAAGGCGCGAAGGCCCCCTTGGGGGGCAGCGAACCACGCGCAGCGGGGAGCGTGGGGGCCCATAGGTGGGGTTGCCTCAACATCCACGCCAGCCTGTTGCCCCGCTGGCGTGGCGCTGCGCCCATCCACCGCGCGATTGAGGCGGGCGATGCCGACACCGGCGTCACCATCATGCAGATGGATGCGGGCCTGGACACCGGCGACATGCTGTTAATGGAAAAGACCCCCATCCAGCCCACCGACACCACCGCCAGCCTGCACGACCGTCTGGCCGAGCTGGGCGGGCGCATGATCGTGGAGGCGCTGGAGCTGGCGGCCTGCGGCGGGCTGCGGCCTGTGCCCCAGCCTGCGGAAGGTGTCACCTACGCGCACAAGATCGAGAAAGCTGAGAGCGAGATCGACTGGTCTTTGCCTGCAGCCGTGATCGGCCAGCGCATCCGCGCGTTTGACCCCTTCCCGGGTGCCAGCACCCATCTGCAGGGTGAGGCCATCAAAGTCTGGTGCTATGAAATTGATAGCTGCTCACGCTTATCCAATGAGCGCTATGGCCAGATTTTGGCATCAGGCCCCGAGGGGGTGACGGTGGCCTGTGGCGCAGGCACGGCCCTGCGGCTCACCACCTTGCAGCGCGCTGGTGGCAAGCGTTTGCCTGTGGCAGATTTTGTGCGGGGCTTTCCTTTGCCGGTGGGCCAGGTGCTGGGCGCTGGCGCGGTGGCTTCGTGA
- the def gene encoding peptide deformylase → MAILPILCYPDPRLHKVAKPVAAVDERIRTLVADMLATMYDAHGIGLAATQIDVHERVVVIDVSEERDQPMVLINPEITWASPEKQVGDEGCLSVPGIYDGVQRSTSVHVKALNEKGETYTIEAEGLLAVCIQHEMDHLLGKVFVEYLSPLKRNRIKTKMVKQQRGNRE, encoded by the coding sequence ATGGCAATCCTTCCTATTCTCTGTTATCCCGACCCACGGCTTCACAAGGTGGCAAAACCGGTGGCGGCTGTGGATGAGCGCATCCGTACCCTGGTGGCTGACATGCTGGCCACCATGTATGACGCCCATGGCATCGGCCTTGCCGCCACCCAGATCGATGTGCACGAGCGAGTGGTGGTGATCGATGTTTCGGAAGAGCGCGATCAGCCCATGGTGTTGATCAATCCGGAAATTACCTGGGCCAGCCCGGAAAAGCAGGTGGGAGACGAGGGATGTCTTTCTGTGCCGGGTATTTACGACGGTGTTCAGCGTTCTACTTCCGTGCATGTCAAAGCCCTGAATGAAAAAGGCGAGACATATACGATCGAAGCCGAAGGTTTGCTGGCGGTCTGCATTCAGCATGAGATGGACCACCTGCTGGGCAAGGTGTTTGTCGAATATCTTTCCCCACTCAAACGCAACCGCATCAAAACCAAAATGGTCAAGCAGCAGCGGGGAAATCGGGAGTGA
- a CDS encoding LysM domain-containing protein, which produces MMAITSVQRTAVGALTIVAAALACTPAMAQKYPITDAQRSTAQQVSEKGIPVSELAPNAPDTYVVKRGDTLWDISKMYLKSPWRWPELWGMNLKALPNPHLIFPGQTLYLDKTDGYAKLRTTSTAGGSDTVRLSPRTRNDSVASLALPTLKTHLIAPFLVEPLVVDAATIEKAPRLVATPDQRVLMATGDRVYARSTEGGPKLSTQAGQPRSYRIFRDAIALKDPVTGEVLGYEARYLGNAELARSETTEETSDGKGNFKQEPVPATVDITANKEEIRAGDRMLPEPARGFKNYIPHEPQTNVNARVVSIYGSSPIAMAGQHQVVAINMGSAQGMEPGHVLTLLTQGDRVKDATADGNRDTIKLPSEHNGLAMVFLTFERVSYALLLEVRTGVRVGDRLVNPQ; this is translated from the coding sequence ATGATGGCCATTACCAGCGTGCAGCGCACCGCCGTGGGCGCGCTGACAATTGTGGCCGCCGCTTTGGCATGCACGCCCGCCATGGCGCAGAAATATCCCATTACCGATGCACAGCGCAGCACTGCCCAGCAAGTTTCTGAAAAGGGTATTCCTGTCTCTGAACTGGCTCCCAATGCGCCCGACACATACGTCGTCAAGCGCGGCGACACACTGTGGGACATCTCCAAGATGTACCTCAAGAGCCCATGGCGCTGGCCCGAGTTGTGGGGCATGAACCTGAAGGCGCTGCCCAACCCGCACCTGATCTTCCCCGGACAGACCCTTTATCTCGACAAGACGGATGGCTACGCGAAGCTCCGCACCACGTCCACGGCTGGTGGATCGGACACCGTACGCCTGTCGCCCCGCACCCGCAACGACTCTGTGGCCAGTCTGGCACTGCCCACTCTGAAAACGCATCTGATTGCGCCGTTCCTGGTGGAGCCCCTGGTGGTAGATGCCGCCACCATCGAAAAAGCGCCCCGCTTGGTGGCCACGCCAGACCAACGGGTGCTGATGGCCACCGGCGACCGGGTATACGCCCGCAGCACCGAAGGCGGGCCCAAGCTGAGCACCCAGGCGGGCCAGCCCCGCAGTTACCGCATCTTCCGTGATGCCATCGCGCTCAAGGACCCCGTGACGGGCGAAGTGCTGGGCTACGAAGCCCGTTACCTGGGCAACGCCGAGCTGGCACGCAGCGAGACCACGGAAGAAACCAGCGATGGCAAGGGCAACTTCAAGCAGGAGCCCGTGCCCGCCACGGTTGACATCACGGCCAACAAGGAAGAAATCCGTGCTGGCGACCGCATGCTGCCCGAGCCTGCTCGCGGCTTCAAGAATTACATTCCGCACGAACCTCAGACCAACGTCAATGCGCGTGTCGTCTCCATCTACGGTTCATCGCCCATTGCCATGGCCGGCCAGCACCAGGTGGTTGCCATCAACATGGGTAGCGCACAGGGTATGGAGCCAGGCCACGTGCTGACTTTGCTGACCCAGGGTGACCGCGTCAAGGACGCCACTGCGGATGGCAATCGTGACACGATCAAGCTGCCCAGCGAACACAATGGCCTGGCCATGGTGTTTCTGACGTTTGAACGCGTGTCGTACGCGCTTCTGCTGGAAGTGCGCACCGGCGTGCGTGTGGGCGATCGCCTCGTCAACCCGCAATAA
- the dprA gene encoding DNA-processing protein DprA, with amino-acid sequence MDRDELGSWLRLATTPGVGNLAARKLLAAFEWPSAIFTQSEASLTRCITPKQAQALLTPPPQWQTLLETTWQWLHAADTPAGTARDIVTLGDPRYPRLLLDTEDPPLMLYVVGSPERVHGKPFCEGRCLAIVGSRNPTAQGADHAYEFSKALQTAGLTIVSGLALGVDGAAHEGALAACGPEAAAEQPAATIAVVGTGLDRVYPGKHLALAHRIARHGLLVSEYPLGTPPLAANFPKRNRIISGLSQGTLVVEAALASGSLITARMAVEQGREVFAIPGSIHAPQSRGCHALIKQGAKLVESAQDVLEECCWAIGPDSADKSVLTNVLNGPVVQTIDTPADTTSGAPSDHPLLKALGYDPVGLDTLVERTGMDTASLQVQLLELELDGAIARLPGSLFQRMGRS; translated from the coding sequence ATGGACCGGGACGAACTGGGCTCTTGGTTGCGACTGGCCACCACGCCAGGGGTGGGTAACCTGGCCGCGCGCAAACTGCTGGCAGCTTTCGAATGGCCCTCTGCCATCTTCACGCAGAGCGAAGCCAGTCTGACACGCTGCATCACACCCAAGCAGGCACAGGCACTGCTCACACCCCCGCCGCAGTGGCAGACCCTGCTGGAAACCACCTGGCAATGGCTGCATGCCGCGGACACCCCGGCAGGCACTGCGCGCGATATCGTGACCTTGGGCGACCCTCGCTATCCCAGGCTGCTGCTGGATACTGAAGACCCTCCGCTGATGCTGTATGTGGTGGGCTCCCCTGAACGAGTGCATGGCAAACCTTTCTGTGAAGGGCGTTGTCTGGCCATCGTCGGCAGCCGCAACCCCACGGCCCAAGGAGCAGACCACGCCTATGAGTTTTCTAAGGCCCTTCAAACTGCCGGTCTGACCATCGTGTCTGGGCTGGCACTGGGAGTGGACGGCGCAGCCCACGAAGGAGCATTGGCAGCCTGCGGTCCAGAAGCTGCTGCTGAGCAACCCGCAGCCACCATTGCCGTGGTGGGCACGGGGCTTGACCGGGTGTATCCCGGCAAACATCTGGCATTGGCCCACAGGATTGCGCGACATGGTCTGCTCGTGAGTGAATACCCGCTGGGGACACCCCCTTTGGCCGCCAATTTTCCCAAGCGCAACCGCATCATCTCGGGGCTATCGCAAGGCACACTGGTAGTAGAAGCAGCCTTGGCGTCAGGCTCACTGATCACGGCGCGGATGGCGGTGGAACAGGGCCGCGAGGTATTTGCCATCCCAGGCTCCATTCATGCACCTCAGTCCCGCGGATGTCACGCGCTCATCAAGCAGGGGGCCAAGCTTGTCGAGTCGGCTCAGGACGTGCTGGAAGAATGCTGCTGGGCCATCGGCCCTGACTCTGCTGATAAGTCTGTGCTCACAAATGTCCTCAATGGGCCCGTAGTCCAGACCATAGACACTCCAGCCGACACCACATCCGGAGCCCCTTCAGACCATCCCCTGTTGAAGGCCCTGGGTTACGACCCCGTGGGTCTCGACACCTTGGTAGAGCGTACCGGCATGGACACAGCCAGCCTGCAGGTTCAGCTTCTGGAATTGGAGCTGGACGGCGCTATCGCCCGGCTGCCAGGCAGCTTGTTCCAGCGCATGGGGCGTAGCTGA
- a CDS encoding DUF1631 family protein, which yields MQTNAPLVAQRRLARQARQNFVEGLCSSLPDLDKTVTEFLSALLAQVGTQREMQSRRDAWLTYQNHHTAWLERTAKVWRDALAAHSSTSQTQPVLGGSLELLSDDVVENKIVASRMALTVAEQVGPQFDSVRQRTQVLEGQDMDSTDILRVETVCLKLVEQWVESGLPRTDLLTVVDPLQRELAKQVQKHYQAVNVFYVEQGVSAPTDLRGRVRRTASGGVGASASGAESGAAGLASQALAQSRDAVAAAAAQGRWGGSGPPSGRGAPMPSAGYMAGPRPAMAAGGYGAATAMTPLLRARQRAQGVMGQLRRLLTQPATGFDMVKAPPASAALAHALSAHRVQADTFYSGVATLMEDYSPAAVVQVAGAVRDRSAELKKKAATPGEKAIIEVVALMFQSILAEDRIPSAVRVWFARLQVPVLRVALAEPEFFSNLDHPARQLIDRMGACVMGFDSTAINGSALEAEIRRVVQVIEQYPETGRRVFQLVYEEFERFLSKFLTEKQATSRLVSVAQQVEQRETLAIQYTIELRTMLRDMPVRDEIREFLFKTWAEVLALSAVRDGAQHADTAMFKQTAADLVWAASAKPNRTDRALVIQQLPGLLQRLRQGLTLIGVTDTEQDARIKVLTDTLAEAFLSKTASIPQAHIDAMSRRLANLEDFINDATLGDMPLNSESIEMMLGIDASSIHVIADNGAPVQDDMVVWAQELKPGTWYTLDHNGSSAQVQYVWQSKRKQLHLFAATDGSSYLIQLHRLAAYLQTGLLVAQDEEGLTMRATRDALAKLDANPERLLD from the coding sequence ATGCAGACCAACGCCCCGCTTGTAGCGCAACGTCGTCTGGCGCGCCAGGCACGCCAGAACTTCGTTGAGGGCCTGTGCTCAAGTCTGCCGGACCTGGACAAGACGGTCACCGAGTTTCTCTCCGCGCTGCTGGCCCAGGTGGGCACCCAGCGCGAAATGCAGTCCCGGCGCGACGCCTGGCTTACTTATCAGAACCACCACACGGCCTGGCTGGAGCGCACGGCCAAGGTCTGGCGTGACGCTCTCGCCGCTCATTCGAGCACCAGCCAGACCCAGCCTGTACTGGGGGGCAGCCTGGAGCTGCTGAGCGACGATGTCGTCGAAAACAAGATTGTTGCTTCCCGCATGGCACTGACAGTGGCCGAGCAGGTCGGCCCCCAATTCGACTCTGTGCGCCAGCGCACGCAGGTGCTCGAAGGCCAGGATATGGACAGCACCGACATCCTGCGGGTGGAGACGGTGTGCCTGAAGCTGGTGGAGCAGTGGGTGGAGTCGGGGTTGCCCCGCACGGACCTTTTGACGGTGGTCGACCCACTGCAGCGTGAGTTGGCCAAGCAGGTCCAGAAGCACTATCAGGCCGTGAACGTGTTCTATGTGGAGCAGGGTGTGTCCGCTCCTACAGACTTGCGAGGGCGGGTACGTCGCACGGCTTCAGGGGGCGTGGGCGCCTCAGCATCTGGGGCTGAATCGGGTGCTGCAGGGTTGGCGTCCCAGGCTCTGGCACAGTCCCGGGACGCGGTGGCTGCTGCAGCTGCGCAAGGCCGATGGGGTGGATCTGGCCCTCCATCGGGGCGTGGTGCACCGATGCCATCGGCAGGCTACATGGCGGGCCCCCGTCCTGCCATGGCGGCTGGAGGTTACGGTGCGGCGACCGCCATGACGCCGTTGCTGCGCGCGCGCCAGCGTGCACAAGGGGTGATGGGCCAGCTGCGTCGCCTGCTCACGCAACCCGCAACTGGTTTCGATATGGTGAAGGCGCCCCCTGCTTCGGCTGCGTTGGCCCACGCCCTGTCCGCGCACCGGGTACAGGCAGATACTTTTTACAGCGGTGTGGCAACCCTCATGGAAGATTACAGTCCTGCCGCTGTGGTGCAGGTGGCCGGTGCGGTGCGGGATCGCTCGGCAGAGCTCAAGAAAAAGGCTGCAACGCCAGGTGAGAAAGCCATCATTGAAGTGGTGGCCCTGATGTTTCAGAGCATTCTGGCGGAGGATCGGATTCCTTCGGCAGTGCGGGTATGGTTTGCGCGTCTTCAGGTGCCTGTGCTGCGGGTCGCTTTGGCAGAGCCCGAGTTCTTCAGCAATCTGGACCATCCTGCGCGCCAGCTGATCGACCGCATGGGGGCGTGCGTCATGGGGTTTGACTCCACGGCCATCAATGGCAGTGCCCTGGAGGCAGAAATCCGCCGGGTCGTGCAGGTGATTGAGCAATATCCCGAGACGGGTCGGCGTGTTTTCCAATTGGTGTACGAGGAGTTTGAGCGCTTCCTCTCCAAGTTCCTGACCGAGAAGCAGGCCACTTCGCGTCTGGTGAGCGTGGCCCAGCAGGTGGAGCAACGCGAAACCCTCGCCATTCAGTACACCATCGAGTTGCGCACCATGCTGCGTGATATGCCAGTGCGCGACGAGATCCGCGAGTTCCTTTTCAAGACCTGGGCTGAGGTGTTGGCCTTGTCTGCCGTGCGCGATGGTGCGCAGCATGCAGACACGGCCATGTTCAAGCAGACGGCTGCGGATCTGGTGTGGGCGGCCAGTGCCAAGCCTAATCGCACCGACCGCGCGCTGGTGATCCAGCAACTGCCGGGCCTATTGCAGCGCCTCCGTCAGGGTCTGACGCTGATCGGGGTCACGGACACTGAGCAGGATGCTCGCATCAAGGTGCTGACAGATACGCTGGCCGAGGCATTCCTTTCCAAGACCGCCAGCATCCCGCAGGCCCACATCGATGCGATGTCCAGGCGCCTGGCGAATCTGGAAGACTTCATCAACGATGCCACGCTGGGCGATATGCCGCTCAACTCCGAGAGCATTGAGATGATGCTCGGTATTGATGCGTCGTCCATCCACGTGATTGCCGACAACGGGGCACCCGTGCAGGACGATATGGTGGTCTGGGCCCAGGAGCTCAAGCCGGGCACCTGGTACACGCTTGACCACAATGGGTCCTCTGCGCAAGTCCAGTATGTGTGGCAGAGCAAGCGCAAGCAGTTGCATCTGTTTGCCGCCACGGATGGCAGCAGCTACCTGATCCAGCTCCATCGCCTCGCGGCCTACCTGCAGACGGGCTTGCTGGTGGCCCAGGACGAAGAGGGTCTCACCATGCGCGCCACCCGGGATGCCTTGGCCAAGCTGGATGCCAACCCTGAGCGCTTGCTCGATTGA
- the secF gene encoding protein translocase subunit SecF encodes MEFFRIKKDVPFMKHALVFNAISFITFALAVFFLLTRGLHLSVEFTGGTVMEVAYSQPAELAKVRETVAGLGYADVQVQSFGTPRDVLIRLPVQKGVTSAQQSEQVLQALKSSDASVTLRRTEFVGPQVGDELVHGGLMALAFVVLGIVIYLAFRFEWKFGVAAIIANLHDVVIILGFFAFFQWEFSLSVLAAVLAVLGYSVNESVVIFDRIREAFRKYRKMTTVEVIDHAITSTMSRTIITHASTEAMVLSMLFFGGPSLHYFAMALTIGILFGIYSSVFVAAAIAMWLGVKREDLVSAPRKDAGDPNDPNAGAAV; translated from the coding sequence ATGGAGTTCTTCCGCATCAAAAAAGACGTTCCCTTCATGAAGCACGCGTTGGTTTTCAACGCGATCTCCTTCATCACCTTTGCGCTGGCTGTCTTCTTCCTGTTGACGCGGGGCCTGCACCTGTCGGTAGAGTTCACGGGTGGCACGGTCATGGAAGTGGCTTACAGCCAGCCCGCAGAACTTGCCAAAGTGCGTGAGACGGTGGCGGGCCTGGGTTATGCCGATGTGCAGGTGCAGAGCTTTGGTACGCCCCGCGATGTGCTGATTCGCCTGCCCGTACAAAAAGGGGTGACATCGGCCCAGCAAAGCGAACAGGTACTACAGGCCCTGAAGTCCTCGGATGCGAGTGTCACCCTGCGCCGCACCGAGTTTGTGGGCCCGCAGGTGGGTGATGAGCTGGTGCATGGTGGCCTGATGGCGCTGGCCTTTGTAGTGCTGGGCATCGTCATCTACCTAGCCTTCCGCTTTGAGTGGAAGTTCGGTGTGGCTGCCATCATCGCCAACCTGCACGACGTGGTGATCATCCTGGGCTTTTTCGCCTTCTTCCAGTGGGAGTTTTCGCTGTCGGTGCTGGCGGCGGTGCTGGCGGTGCTGGGTTACTCGGTCAACGAATCGGTCGTGATCTTTGACCGGATTCGCGAGGCTTTCCGCAAGTACCGCAAGATGACCACGGTGGAGGTGATTGACCACGCCATTACCAGCACGATGAGCCGTACCATCATCACCCACGCCTCGACCGAGGCGATGGTGCTGTCGATGCTGTTCTTTGGCGGCCCCAGCCTGCACTACTTTGCCATGGCGCTGACCATCGGCATTCTGTTCGGTATCTACTCCTCGGTGTTCGTGGCTGCCGCCATCGCCATGTGGCTGGGGGTGAAGCGCGAGGATCTGGTGTCTGCTCCGCGCAAGGATGCCGGTGATCCGAACGACCCCAACGCCGGGGCCGCTGTCTGA
- the secD gene encoding protein translocase subunit SecD — protein MNRYPVWKWAILVVVLLVGALYSLPNFFGETPAVQVSAVKSSVKIDADVVQKVEQALQAASLTAEKVAVEGTSVRARFESLETQLKAKDVIQKALVPDASDPNYVVALNQISRTPAWLSAIHARPMFLGLDLRGGVHFMLQVDMQAALTKKAEAYAGDIRTALREKNVRHNGISRDGQMIDIKVADEATQTTVRNIISDQFADLQVVSQPDGDGLRLRASVKPEAARKVQEQAVKQNIVTLHNRINELGVTEPVIQQQGLDRIVVQLAGVQDTAQAKDILGRTATLEVRMVDESTEARAAEQGRGPVPFGTERYPERSGQSVIVKKQVILTGENLTDAQPGFDSQTQEPTVNLTLDAKGSRIFRDITRENIGKRMAIVLFEKGKGEVVTAPVIRSEIGGGRVQISGRMTTAEANNTALLLRAGSLAAPMEIIEEYTIGPSLGADNIERGIHSVVWGLAAIAAFMCVYYLLFGVISSIALAVNVMLLVAILSMLQATLTLPGIAAMALAIGVAIDSNVLINERVREELRAGVSPQAAIHTGYDRAWATILDSNVTTLIAGLALLAFGSGPVRGFAVVHCIGILTSMFSAVFFSRGLVNLWYGRQKKLKSVSIGQVWKPESDATAVAKSQ, from the coding sequence ATGAACCGATATCCGGTCTGGAAGTGGGCGATCCTGGTGGTCGTGCTGCTGGTGGGTGCCTTGTACAGCCTGCCCAATTTCTTTGGTGAAACGCCTGCGGTGCAGGTCTCCGCCGTCAAGAGCAGCGTCAAGATCGACGCCGACGTGGTGCAGAAGGTGGAGCAGGCCTTGCAGGCCGCCAGCCTGACCGCCGAAAAGGTCGCGGTGGAGGGCACTTCGGTGCGCGCGCGCTTTGAATCGCTGGAAACCCAGCTCAAGGCCAAGGACGTGATCCAGAAGGCCCTGGTGCCCGACGCAAGCGACCCGAATTACGTGGTGGCGCTCAACCAGATCTCGCGCACACCGGCCTGGCTCAGCGCCATCCATGCCCGCCCCATGTTCCTGGGGCTGGACTTGCGCGGTGGCGTGCACTTCATGCTGCAGGTGGACATGCAGGCGGCTCTCACCAAGAAGGCCGAGGCCTATGCCGGTGACATCCGCACCGCACTGCGTGAGAAGAATGTGCGCCACAACGGCATCTCGCGCGACGGCCAGATGATTGACATCAAGGTGGCTGACGAGGCCACGCAGACCACGGTGCGCAACATCATCAGCGACCAGTTTGCTGACCTGCAGGTGGTGAGCCAGCCCGATGGCGATGGCTTGCGCCTGCGCGCCAGTGTCAAGCCCGAGGCGGCCCGCAAGGTGCAGGAGCAGGCCGTCAAGCAGAACATCGTGACGCTGCACAACCGGATCAACGAACTGGGCGTGACGGAGCCCGTGATCCAGCAGCAGGGCCTGGACCGTATCGTGGTGCAGTTGGCAGGCGTGCAGGACACCGCCCAGGCCAAGGACATCCTGGGCCGCACGGCGACGCTGGAAGTGCGCATGGTGGACGAAAGCACCGAAGCCCGTGCTGCCGAGCAGGGCCGGGGCCCCGTGCCGTTTGGTACCGAGCGCTATCCCGAGCGCAGCGGCCAGTCCGTGATCGTGAAAAAGCAGGTCATCCTGACCGGTGAAAACCTGACAGACGCGCAGCCCGGCTTTGACAGCCAGACGCAGGAGCCCACGGTGAACCTGACGCTGGACGCCAAGGGCTCGCGCATCTTCCGTGACATCACCCGCGAGAACATCGGCAAGCGCATGGCCATCGTGCTGTTTGAAAAGGGCAAGGGCGAAGTGGTGACTGCGCCTGTGATCCGCTCTGAGATTGGCGGTGGCCGTGTGCAGATTTCGGGCCGCATGACCACGGCAGAGGCCAACAACACTGCGCTGCTGCTGCGCGCCGGCTCGCTGGCAGCTCCCATGGAAATCATCGAGGAATACACCATTGGCCCCAGCCTGGGTGCAGACAACATTGAGCGCGGTATCCACAGCGTGGTGTGGGGCCTGGCTGCCATTGCGGCATTCATGTGCGTGTACTACCTGCTGTTCGGCGTGATCTCCAGCATCGCGCTGGCGGTGAACGTGATGCTGCTGGTGGCGATTCTGTCCATGTTGCAGGCCACGCTCACGCTGCCGGGCATTGCCGCCATGGCGCTGGCCATCGGTGTGGCCATTGACTCCAACGTGCTGATCAACGAGCGTGTGCGCGAAGAACTGCGTGCCGGAGTCTCGCCCCAGGCGGCCATCCACACGGGTTATGACCGTGCCTGGGCCACTATTCTGGACTCCAACGTGACCACGTTGATTGCCGGTCTGGCGCTGCTGGCCTTTGGTTCGGGCCCCGTGCGCGGTTTTGCTGTGGTGCACTGCATCGGCATTCTGACCAGCATGTTCTCGGCCGTGTTCTTCTCGCGCGGCTTGGTGAACCTCTGGTACGGCCGCCAGAAGAAGCTCAAGAGCGTTTCCATCGGTCAGGTCTGGAAGCCTGAGTCAGACGCCACTGCCGTGGCCAAGTCGCAATAA
- the yajC gene encoding preprotein translocase subunit YajC, whose product MFISSAFAQTAPAAAGGGDLMSSLTGMLPLVLMFVVLYFVMIRPQMKRQKEHRAMIDAIAKGDEVATAGGIIGKVTRLSEGFLHIEVANNVEVQIQRSAVVQVLPKGTIK is encoded by the coding sequence GTGTTTATTTCTTCTGCTTTTGCCCAGACCGCTCCTGCCGCTGCAGGTGGTGGCGACCTGATGTCTTCGCTGACCGGCATGCTGCCTCTGGTGCTGATGTTTGTGGTGCTGTACTTCGTCATGATCCGCCCCCAGATGAAGCGCCAGAAAGAGCACCGCGCCATGATCGACGCCATCGCCAAGGGTGATGAAGTGGCCACGGCCGGCGGCATCATCGGCAAAGTGACCCGCCTGTCTGAAGGCTTCCTGCACATCGAAGTGGCCAACAACGTGGAAGTGCAGATCCAGCGCAGCGCTGTGGTGCAAGTGCTCCCCAAGGGCACGATCAAGTAA